A genome region from Musa acuminata AAA Group cultivar baxijiao chromosome BXJ3-5, Cavendish_Baxijiao_AAA, whole genome shotgun sequence includes the following:
- the LOC103984558 gene encoding auxin transporter-like protein 3 produces the protein MGSTSNGNEEKVVETVMVGRYVEMEQDGEEKAIKSRLSGLLWHGGSAYDAWFSCASNQVAQVLLTLPYSFSQLGMLSGILFQLFYGLMGSWTAYLISILYVEYRTRKEREKVDFRNHVIQWFEVLDGLLGKHWRNVGLAFNCTFLLFGSVIQLIACASNIYYINDKLDKRTWTYIFGACCATTVFIPSFHNYRIWSFLGLVMTTYTAWYLTIASLLHGQVEGVKHSGPTKLVLYFTGATNILYTFGGHAVTVEIMHAMWKPQKFKAIYLLATLYVLTLTLPSAASVYWAFGDALLNHSNAFSLLPRTAFRDAAVVLMLIHQFITFGFACTPLYFVWEKAIGLHDCRSLCKRAAARLPVVVPIWFLAIIFPFFGPINSAVGSLLVSFTVYVIPALAHMFTFRSAVAREHAVERPPRLVGGWIGAYMMNMFVVAWVLVVGFGLGGWASMTNFIRQINTFGLFAKCYQCPPPMPTLTPTPFPSNAQNATDPAIIPSPSPAPSYFVHHHHYHHGRP, from the exons ATGGGGTCGACGTCGAACGGAAACGAGGAGAAGGTGGTGGAGACTGTGATGGTTGGAAGGTACGTAGAGATGGAGCAGGATGGGGAAGAGAAGGCCATCAAGTCGAGGCTCTCTGGCCTCCTCTGGCACGGCGGCTCGGCCTATGACGCCTGGTTCAGTTGTGCCTCAAACCAG GTGGCTCAGGTGCTGCTGACTCTGCCTTACTCCTTCTCGCAACTGGGAATGTTGAGTGGAATCTTATTCCAACTATTCTATGGTTTGATGGGGAGCTGGACAGCGTACCTCATCAGCATTCTCTATGTGGAGTACAGAACCAGGAAAGAGAGGGAGAAGGTCGACTTTAGGAACCATGTCATTCAG TGGTTTGAGGTCCTGGACGGGCTACTCGGGAAGCATTGGAGGAATGTCGGATTGGCCTTCAACTGCACTTTTCTTCTCTTTGGTTCTGTCATTCAGCTCATCGCTTGTGCTAG CAACATATATTACATCAACGACAAGTTGGATAAGAGGACTTGGACTTATATTTTTGGCGCTTGCTGTGCCACCACAGTCTTCATCCCCTCCTTCCATAACTACAGGATATGGTCCTTTCTGGGCCTGGTCATGACTACCTACACCGCCTGGTATCTCACCATCGCGTCCCTCCTCCATGGCCAG GTGGAAGGGGTGAAGCATTCGGGGCCAACGAAGCTGGTTCTCTACTTTACAGGCGCCACAAACATCCTCTACACATTCGGTGGGCACGCTGTCACAGT GGAGATCATGCATGCGATGTGGAAGCCACAGAAGTTTAAGGCCATCTACCTGCTTGCCACATTGTACGTGCTGACGCTCACCCTGCCGTCGGCCGCGAGCGTGTACTGGGCCTTCGGTGACGCGCTGCTCAACCACTCGAACGCCTTCTCACTGCTGCCCAGGACGGCGTTCCGCGACGCGGCGGTGGTGCTAATGCTCATCCACCAGTTCATCACCTTCGGGTTCGCGTGCACGCCGCTGTACTTTGTGTGGGAGAAGGCCATCGGCCTGCACGACTGCCGCAGCTTGTGCAAGCGGGCGGCGGCGCGCCTGCCGGTGGTGGTCCCCATATGGTTCCTGGCCATCATCTTCCCCTTCTTCGGGCCAATCAACTCGGCCGTGGGATCTCTGCTCGTCAGCTTCACCGTCTACGTCATCCCCGCGCTCGCTCACATGTTCACCTTCCGATCCGCCGTAGCTCGCGAG CACGCAGTGGAGCGGCCGCCGAGGCTCGTCGGGGGGTGGATCGGCGcttacatgatgaacatgttcgtGGTGGCGTGGGTGTTGGTGGTGGGGTTCGGGCTGGGAGGATGGGCCAGCATGACCAACTTCATCCGCCAGATCAACACGTTCGGCCTCTTCGCCAAGTGCTACCAATGTCCGCCGCCCATGCCCACCCTCACCCCAACACCATTTCCCAGCAACGCTCAAAACGCCACCGATCCGGCCATTATCCCATCGCCGTCTCCTGCACCTTCCTACTTCGTTCACCATCACCATTACCACCACGGCCGGCCGTGA
- the LOC135639209 gene encoding chaperone protein dnaJ 11, chloroplastic-like codes for MLSPHPLPSSQFLGPRVAPPPRQVAAAILSPRSPPVAAVLRSPGVSNPSPELPTSLYEVLGVPAWASGREIKAAYRGLALKCHPDVGASAEEFMRVQAAYCTLSDPDKRADYDRQLTASSAAAASLGRRHRSSYSRTASFPGNRRRTWETDQCW; via the coding sequence ATGCTATCTCCGCACCCTCTACCCTCTTCCCAGTTCCTTGGCCCCCGCGTCGCCCCTCCGCCCCGCCAGGTCGCCGCTGCCATCCTCTCCCCAAGGTCTCCACCCGTCGCCGCTGTCCTCCGTTCCCCGGGCGTCTCCAACCCGTCCCCAGAACTCCCCACCTCGCTCTACGAGGTCCTCGGCGTCCCCGCCTGGGCTAGCGGCCGGGAGATCAAGGCGGCGTATCGCGGGCTCGCGCTGAAATGCCACCCGGACGTCGGCGCATCCGCGGAAGAATTCATGCGTGTCCAAGCCGCCTACTGCACCCTCTCTGACCCCGACAAGCGCGCCGACTACGATCGCCAGCTGACGGCTTCGTCGGCGGCAGCCGCGTCGCTCGGCCGCCGTCACCGTTCGTCGTACTCGCGGACCGCGTCGTTCCCCGGAAACCGCCGCCGGACTTGGGAGACGGACCAGTGCTGGTAG
- the LOC103984560 gene encoding proline-rich protein 4-like, giving the protein MGTPPRPRSMLLGLCAVLLMLRFSRAATQTETSVTVVGATECLDCERKSIKHENAVKGLRVAIKCRDGNEKYEIKATGDLNSNGSFNVKLPTELLQDNGELKHECLAQLHSASNAPCPDKNGLNPFSKLILKSREKGKHTFTAAAGKLSFSSATCASATFWPPYKDPWHKAFPKFHLPPFKFPPKPCYDHKHHHSIYKPPVPTYSPPTHKPPSPGGSYYNPPAQVHKPPAPVHKPPSGGYYKPPAPVYKPPTPEYKPPSGGYYKPPPAPVYKPTPTPYYKHPYHPIYKKPLPPIPKLPPFFHSHPKISFPPIYKKPLPHFPSWPPFSYWHKYKKGHPSFPPAKVYLKP; this is encoded by the exons ATGGGGACTCCTCCGCGTCCGAGAAGCATGTTGCTTGGGTTATGTGCAGTACTGCTGATGCTCAGATTCTCCCGTGCTGCAACACAGACTGAAACATCGGTCACCGTCGTCGGTGCAACCGAATGCTTAGACTGTGAGCGCAAGAGCATAAAACATGAGAACGCAGTCAAAG GGCTGCGTGTGGCCATCAAGTGCAGAGACGGCAACgagaaatatgagatcaaagccaCAGGTGACCTCAACAGCAACGGAAGCTTCAACGTGAAGCTCCCAACCGAGCTTCTCCAGGACAATGGCGAGCTGAAGCACGAATGCCTCGCGCAGCTGCACAGTGCCTCCAACGCACCTTGCCCCGACAAGAATGGGCTGAACCCTTTTTCTAAGTTGATCCTGAAGTCCAGGGAGAAAGGGAAGCACACCTTCACTGCAGCGGCCGGGAAGCTATCGTTCTCGTCGGCGACGTGCGCGTCAGCTACCTTCTGGCCGCCGTACAAGGACCCTTGGCACAAGGCCTTTCCCAAATTTCACCTGCCTCCCTTTAAATTCCCACCCAAGCCTTGCTACGACCACAAGCACCACCACTCGATCTACAAGCCTCCGGTGCCGACCTACAGTCCGCCAACTCACAAGCCCCCGTCACCGGGAGGATCGTATTACAACCCACCTGCTCAGGTCCACAAGCCACCGGCACCAGTCCACAAGCCACCATCAGGGGGATATTATAAACCTCCTGCCCCCGTCTACAAGCCGCCTACACCGGAATACAAGCCACCATCAGGTGGGTACTATAAACCACCGCCTGCTCCGGTCTACAAGCCGACTCCGACGCCGTACTACAAGCACCCCTATCATCCCATATACAAGAAGCCATTGCCTCCCATTCCGAAGCTCCCACCTTTCTTCCATTCGCACCCCAAGATCTCCTTCCCTCCGATCTACAAGAAGCCACTCCCTCATTTCCCTAGCTGGCCCCCTTTCTCTTACTGGCACAAGTACAAGAAGGGACACCCGAGCTTTCCGCCCGCCAAAGTGTACTTGAAGCCGTAG
- the LOC103984557 gene encoding thaumatin-like protein 1 isoform X1 → MDPLHSSAKIILYLTLLFPVFFFDRGDGTTFKFVNKCGETVWPGILSNAGSTQLQPTGFELASASSRSLQAPTGWSGRFWARTGCSASSGNAAWSCATGDCGSGQVECNGAGAAPPATLAEFTLASSSAAQDFYDVSLVDGYNLPVLVEASRGCAAAGCVVDMSTRCPAELRVGEACRSACDAFRKPEYCCSGAYASPATCRPTAYSQVFKAACPKSYSYAFDDPTSTFTCTGGADYTITFCPDSVPSSWKSARDSASSSSSTSTSTSTSTSEPEGGMMLTDDAWLASLATGDAAPTRRRIPILRYSSIAFTAACVQLLLQL, encoded by the exons ATGGATCCTTTGCATTCCTCCGCAAAAATCATTCTTTATCTCACTCTTCTTTTCCCAGTCTTCTTCTTTGATAGAG GGGACGGCACGACGTTCAAATTTGTGAATAAGTGCGGGGAGACGGTGTGGCCAGGGATCCTCTCCAACGCCGGCAGCACCCAGTTGCAGCCCACAGGCTTCGAGCTGGCTTCCGCCTCCTCCCGCTCGCTTCAGGCACCCACTGGCTGGTCCGGCCGCTTCTGGGCCCGCACCGGTTGCTCCGCCTCCTCCGGTAACGCTGCCTGGAGCTGCGCCACCGGGGACTGTGGCTCGGGCCAGGTGGAGTGCAACGGCGCCGGGGCTGCCCCTCCCGCGACGCTCGCCGAGTTCACCCTCGCGTCCTCGTCGGCGGCGCAGGACTTCTACGACGTCAGCCTGGTGGACGGGTACAACCTGCCGGTGTTGGTGGAGGCCAGCCGGGGGTGCGCCGCGGCGGGGTGCGTGGTGGACATGAGCACGCGGTGTCCGGCGGAACTGAGGGTAGGGGAGGCGTGTCGGAGCGCGTGCGACGCGTTCAGGAAGCCCGAGTACTGCTGCAGCGGCGCGTACGCGAGCCCGGCTACCTGCCGGCCGACGGCGTACTCGCAAGTCTTCAAGGCGGCGTGCCCCAAGTCGTACAGCTACGCCTTCGACGACCCGACCAGTACCTTCACCTGCACCGGTGGGGCGGATTACACCATCACCTTCTGCCCGGACTCCGTCCCAAG CAGTTGGAAATCAGCAAGAGATTctgcttcatcttcatcttcgacTTCGACTTCGACTTCAACATCAACGTCAGAACCGGAAGGAGGAATGATGCTTACGGACGACGCATGGCTTGCAAGCTTGGCCACCGGCGACGCAGCCCCTACGAGGAGGAGAATCCCTATCCTACGCTACTCATCGATTGCATTCACAGCCGCTTGCGTCCAACTGTTGCTGCAGCTCTAG
- the LOC103984780 gene encoding glucan endo-1,3-beta-glucosidase 14, whose protein sequence is MMALHCSKLALFITLLVALAAPSAATSASLVGVNYGRVADNLPPPESVPRLLASIGVGRVRLYDAEPAVLHAFANTGVELVVGLPDRCLPAVATDQAEALEWTGAHVLAFLPAAKIVAVTVGNEVLTGVNAASLARCLVPAMENLHDALAALGLDRDVAVTSAHSLAILATPSFPPSGATFRPDILPYVRDILNFHARTGSPLFVNAYPYFAYAEDPSRIALDYALLDPGAAGFTDPGTGLRYTNLLYAQVDAMYHAIASASKGGGVEVRVSETGWPSAGDANETGATSENAAQYNGNLMRLVAQQKGTPLVPGTPLRAYVFALFNENQKAGPSSERNFGLFKPDGTPTYQLSGVPVHQDGNSTAASGAGQGTTAGPSGESGYFSISGASPVSSPDHPFFLMLTNYLEPELHLTRLAPELAAVIALEIVLLRIL, encoded by the coding sequence ATGATGGCCTTGCATTGTTCCAAGCTGGCGCTGTTCATTACCCTCCTCGTCGCCCTGGCGGCGCCCTCCGCCGCCACCTCCGCCTCCCTGGTGGGCGTCAACTACGGGCGGGTGGCCGACAACCTGCCCCCTCCCGAGTCGGTCCCCCGCCTCCTCGCTTCCATCGGCGTCGGTCGCGTCCGCCTCTACGACGCCGAGCCCGCCGTCCTCCACGCCTTCGCCAACACCGGCGTCGAGCTCGTCGTCGGCCTCCCTGACCGCTGCCTTCCCGCCGTGGCCACCGATCAGGCTGAGGCACTCGAGTGGACCGGCGCCCACGTGCTGGCCTTCCTCCCTGCCGCCAAAATCGTCGCCGTCACCGTCGGCAACGAGGTCCTTACCGGCGTCAACGCCGCCTCCCTGGCCCGCTGCCTCGTTCCGGCGATGGAGAACCTCCACGATGCCCTCGCTGCGCTCGGGCTCGACCGCGACGTCGCCGTTACCTCCGCTCACTCCCTTGCCATCCTCGCCACGCCGTCTTTCCCGCCCTCCGGCGCCACATTTCGGCCGGACATCCTCCCTTACGTCCGCGACATCCTCAACTTCCACGCCCGCACCGGCTCACCTCTCTTCGTCAACGCTTATCCCTACTTCGCCTACGCTGAGGACCCTTCTCGCATCGCGCTCGACTACGCCCTCCTCGACCCAGGGGCGGCTGGTTTCACCGACCCGGGGACCGGCCTGCGCTACACCAACCTACTGTACGCCCAGGTCGACGCCATGTATCATGCCATCGCGTCGGCATCCAAGGGCGGCGGGGTGGAGGTGCGGGTGTCGGAGACGGGGTGGCCGTCCGCGGGCGACGCCAACGAGACGGGGGCGACATCAGAGAACGCGGCGCAGTACAATGGCAACCTGATGCGACTCGTAGCGCAGCAGAAGGGCACGCCGCTGGTACCCGGGACGCCGCTCCGGGCCTACGTCTTCGCCCTCTTCAACGAGAACCAGAAGGCGGGACCGTCCTCGGAGCGCAACTTCGGCCTCTTCAAGCCAGACGGCACCCCGACGTACCAGCTCTCCGGCGTCCCAGTTCACCAGGACGGCAATTCCACCGCCGCCTCGGGCGCGGGCCAGGGCACGACGGCGGGGCCGAGCGGGGAGTCCGGGTACTTCAGCATTTCCGGCGCATCGCCAGTAAGTTCACCTGATCATCCATTTTTCTTGATGTTGACTAATTACCTCGAGCCGGAATTACATTTAACGAGGCTGGCACCAGAATTGGCGGCGGTGATCGCACTAGAAATTGTGCTCTTGAGAATACTTTGA
- the LOC103984557 gene encoding thaumatin-like protein 1 isoform X2, which yields MDPLHSSAKIILYLTLLFPVFFFDRGDGTTFKFVNKCGETVWPGILSNAGSTQLQPTGFELASASSRSLQAPTGWSGRFWARTGCSASSGNAAWSCATGDCGSGQVECNGAGAAPPATLAEFTLASSSAAQDFYDVSLVDGYNLPVLVEASRGCAAAGCVVDMSTRCPAELRVGEACRSACDAFRKPEYCCSGAYASPATCRPTAYSQVFKAACPKSYSYAFDDPTSTFTCTGGADYTITFCPDSVPSWKSARDSASSSSSTSTSTSTSTSEPEGGMMLTDDAWLASLATGDAAPTRRRIPILRYSSIAFTAACVQLLLQL from the exons ATGGATCCTTTGCATTCCTCCGCAAAAATCATTCTTTATCTCACTCTTCTTTTCCCAGTCTTCTTCTTTGATAGAG GGGACGGCACGACGTTCAAATTTGTGAATAAGTGCGGGGAGACGGTGTGGCCAGGGATCCTCTCCAACGCCGGCAGCACCCAGTTGCAGCCCACAGGCTTCGAGCTGGCTTCCGCCTCCTCCCGCTCGCTTCAGGCACCCACTGGCTGGTCCGGCCGCTTCTGGGCCCGCACCGGTTGCTCCGCCTCCTCCGGTAACGCTGCCTGGAGCTGCGCCACCGGGGACTGTGGCTCGGGCCAGGTGGAGTGCAACGGCGCCGGGGCTGCCCCTCCCGCGACGCTCGCCGAGTTCACCCTCGCGTCCTCGTCGGCGGCGCAGGACTTCTACGACGTCAGCCTGGTGGACGGGTACAACCTGCCGGTGTTGGTGGAGGCCAGCCGGGGGTGCGCCGCGGCGGGGTGCGTGGTGGACATGAGCACGCGGTGTCCGGCGGAACTGAGGGTAGGGGAGGCGTGTCGGAGCGCGTGCGACGCGTTCAGGAAGCCCGAGTACTGCTGCAGCGGCGCGTACGCGAGCCCGGCTACCTGCCGGCCGACGGCGTACTCGCAAGTCTTCAAGGCGGCGTGCCCCAAGTCGTACAGCTACGCCTTCGACGACCCGACCAGTACCTTCACCTGCACCGGTGGGGCGGATTACACCATCACCTTCTGCCCGGACTCCGTCCCAAG TTGGAAATCAGCAAGAGATTctgcttcatcttcatcttcgacTTCGACTTCGACTTCAACATCAACGTCAGAACCGGAAGGAGGAATGATGCTTACGGACGACGCATGGCTTGCAAGCTTGGCCACCGGCGACGCAGCCCCTACGAGGAGGAGAATCCCTATCCTACGCTACTCATCGATTGCATTCACAGCCGCTTGCGTCCAACTGTTGCTGCAGCTCTAG